One segment of Flavobacteriales bacterium DNA contains the following:
- the rsmA gene encoding 16S rRNA (adenine(1518)-N(6)/adenine(1519)-N(6))-dimethyltransferase RsmA: MVRAKKHLGQHFLKEPETARKIAMALRADGYRTVLEIGPGTGVLTQFLMDRDEIDLYLSEVDTESIEYLQAQYLPYPTDRYLGNFLALDLAARLPIPCGIIGNFPYNISSQILFQVYDQRQHVPEVVGMFQKEVAERVAASPGSKTYGILSVLLQAFYDIEYLFTVKPGSFNPPPKVNSGVIRLVRNDVDQLACDEVKFKQVVKLAFNQRRKTLRNALKSLIFDGPTKELEVLNKRAEQLNVAQFVELTQHLQEQSGGTD, translated from the coding sequence GTGGTTCGCGCAAAAAAACATCTTGGTCAGCATTTCCTGAAAGAGCCCGAAACGGCGCGCAAGATCGCTATGGCCCTACGGGCCGATGGTTATCGCACCGTTCTGGAAATCGGTCCGGGGACGGGTGTACTGACCCAGTTCCTCATGGACCGCGACGAAATAGACCTCTACCTCAGCGAGGTCGACACCGAATCCATAGAGTACCTGCAGGCGCAGTATCTTCCATACCCCACCGACCGATATCTAGGGAACTTCCTGGCCCTGGATCTAGCCGCTAGGCTACCCATCCCTTGCGGAATCATCGGAAACTTCCCGTACAACATTAGCTCGCAGATCCTTTTTCAGGTGTACGACCAACGCCAGCACGTGCCCGAAGTCGTGGGTATGTTCCAGAAAGAGGTCGCCGAGCGCGTGGCGGCCTCACCCGGGAGCAAAACGTACGGAATACTGAGCGTGCTGCTTCAGGCCTTCTACGATATCGAGTACTTGTTCACCGTAAAACCGGGCAGTTTTAATCCGCCCCCAAAGGTCAATAGCGGCGTCATTCGGCTCGTCCGAAACGACGTCGACCAACTCGCTTGCGACGAGGTCAAGTTCAAGCAAGTGGTGAAATTGGCCTTCAACCAACGCCGGAAAACATTGAGAAATGCCTTGAAAAGTCTTATTTTCGACGGGCCTACGAAAGAGCTGGAAGTGCTGAATAAACGCGCCGAACAGCTCAACGTGGCACAATTCGTCGAACTCACGCAACACCTTCAAGAGCAATCTGGTGGAACTGACTAA